Within the Takifugu flavidus isolate HTHZ2018 chromosome 20, ASM371156v2, whole genome shotgun sequence genome, the region GTGAATAAAGAAAAATCTCATCTTGATTCACCATCAACTCACTTCTTAAACGGCTCAGAATCATATCTGTgagttaaaataaaaccaaaaccaacTACCTGCCGATGTCGGAGCACAGGCGCGAGTCCGCAGCCACAGCCGCGCGCGTGAAGCTCGCGCATCGTCCGACCACGAGCAAAGAGACGCACAGGTAGATGAGCGCGAGGCAGGTCAGGGCGCCCAGGACGCAGCAGCAGACCAGCCAGGGTTTGGAGTTCGCCATGAGAGTCGCGCGGATGCTGCAGCGGCCAGTGCGCAGGATGGATTAATGATCACCGCCCTCCGAGGAAGTGGAGAGATGAAGAAAGTGCGCGAGTTTAagacctccctctctccttccctcgtTCCCGTAAATGAACCCTAATTCTGATTCAGCAGCACGGAGTCATTCTACAactgaaaacagccccccccaaaaacGTCTAGAGTAATAAAGTTGTCATGTTAGATGGGGTTTCACTCGGGTTTTTCTCAGCCACATCTAAAAGTCCCTCCTAGAACTTCGAAAAAGGGAATCCAGAATGTAGCTGTGCCGTTTTCGGTCAATAGGAGGGAATGAGTCCAGAAAACATGTTTGGACAGGACGAGTGAATCAACCAGGCCCCGACCTCGAAACAAAAGCATGTTAAAGACGGCCCCTTATTTTGGGCCCTCGGGATCCAGGCCAGCTCATTTTCTACTCGCTCCCACGTTTCCTGGAAACTTTAAAGTTGTGAAACTGCACAGAAGCCTTGATGTTCCTGAGGGAGCCGGTGCCCCGGACTCAGCACTAACCTCTGTTCTCAGGCTCAGGCTGCATCGGGGCTGTGGCGAGGCTGCAGGTACGATTCCTGTGTTAAGGTGGGTGCTGAGGGTGCTGCTTGTTGCTGCCTGCGCcaactttttttatttattttttaatctagTATCTTTTCGTCACCTTTACGCTCACCTACAGCGGGGAAGATATCAACTGTGTTTTAGTGAAATAAGCGGCGAAAATATGTgttgaggtaaaaaaaaaaaaaaaagttcgtTTCGACTCAACAAAGGAGATTATTTTATGCAACAGTCCGATCCGCCTCGCCTGATGTCGGGAAACTGACAGATTTTAACTGTCTGGACCTGCAGCTCCATCTTAAGCATTCATGTTCCCTCGTAGATAAAGATTTCAGGAGATAATGCAACGCAACAGATAAGGAAAGAGTTAAAATAGGCAGGATGGCAATCAAGTTCAAGCTCTTCCCAAATTCCAGGGTCCTAGACTTAAAAACCCATAGAAGGCTCTGCGATATACTCTGAAGCCGAGAGTGTGCGAACGGTGGGGACATCCCAGATGTGCAGAAGCAGCTGCATCGGTAACAGCAGGAAGTAAACATTAAGAAGCAGCCCGACTGAAGGGCAAAATAAACAggatcagatttatttttttaaactttgaccggttttttttaaactatgcATGAGAGAAACAAGGCAGGGAGTGTGTAAAACCTCATTTTCACTTTAGAACTTCCTCACCTCAGTGTAAtcctcatcatctcatcattcTTCTGGCTGTCTGCACATAAAAAATAGTTTTGTGCTGTTGGATCGTCAAAAACTCCTCAGGTTCTTTTTCTGAACCTGTTGGATCAGGCCTGGAAGAAAACGCTCACGTCCGTTCTGCCCGTTCATCACAGTCCTGCgacctgcagctgtggcgtCACCTGGTGGTAAGAACGGAGAGGAGCACCCGGCTCAATGTTGAGgcaaaaaacacatcaaaattcAGTTTCATCATCAGGACTTCTTACACCACCTGAATTAATCACACCAGCGTACGGATAATTGAAATTGTTCTCCCCCTGTGAAATGAATTCAGCTGCAGCAATGACCTTTAGATGACctttagagaagagaaaacatggCCAGAAAACATAAATGTTAATTATTGCTGCATTAATGTCACAGCCACAGGATGCAGAAGCTTGTTTTAGTGGAAGTCTCTCTGCAGGAGTGATGTTGAAGGATAGCATAGTTCACACTTCTTCCATTCATATCCACCACCCTGCAGgatggggagtgtgtgtgtgtgtgtgtgtgtgtgtgtgtgtgctctctccCCCTTAACAACTTTCCCTCATATTTCCTCACTGACCTTCAACATCCAGATTAGTCATGCTTTCAACAGTCACCCATCTTTGTTTAAAGGGGGCCAACATGTCACGTGACCACGAACATGCCTCTAGAAGCATCCAAGAGGCCAACAAACACGGATGAGCAAAATGTTTCCTGCTTTTTAATCATTCATTTTTTCTCTCAGGCTAAAATAGTTCCAAAACTAAATTTGGAACACCCAGTTGAGTCACATCTGCAGAGCAAAAATGGGGGATAATGTTCAGGGTAACATGGATTACAGATAGATTTATGGAATCcagcaaaagcaaaacagattTTGGCAGATTTCCCTGTGTGTTCTTGACATTGCAGCTCCACACTTCAGACTTCCGGAGTCTCCCAGCAGCCAATAAACCGAGCTGACAGCAGAGGTTAGGAGAGGCCGAGCGACTGTTCAATGACTTTCGCTGTTGTTTACTTGAACAAGGCTCATCGAGGTTGCACAAGATTACCTGATCCATCCTCGTTCTACCTCTGAGTGCTGCTGCCGTTACGTGAAGTGGGGCCAGAAACAGGACCCAAAAACGCAGACACAGACGAACCTCATCGTGAGGAGGTTTGATCTCAAAAAGGTAAAGGTGCATTAGCTGGGTAGGGTGCAGGCGGGTGAGGCagtgaactgggagctgcaggaCTCACAGAGAAGCAGACCAGCAAAAGTCCACCCTCAAAACACAAAGGTAAAGGAGCCGAGTGTTACCACAGATCTACAATCATCTAGCAATGAGAAGAGAAACGAGTTGCTCTTTAAAGCTGCCGAGCCAATCACCccagatgagctgcaggtgaggatgggggggggggggggggggtgtttcagCCCTGCCTGCTCCAGAAAGGGGAAAGAACCAGGAAACACTGAATCCTAACAGCTGCGCTTTAGCATTTCTGCTTTGAGCTACTTGAAAACACGTTTCATCGTGGCCAAGGCCTCGGAATCAATCAGTCGTCGTCCAGGTTTGCTGCCCACACACCAGCCAATCAGACTGCTGCTGCACGTTCCTTCCGCTGGGTTGGCTGAGGGGTGCAGAGGTCGGTCCTCTGCTGTGTGGCGCCGCGCGGCGCCGTGGGATGACTATAAATATAAAAACCTACATCTGGACATTTTGAAcctgtgtgtcatttttgtaaaataatccCTGCGGTTTCTTTGAGTTTAATTAAGGTTGTTTCTGCCCTCTCAGCCATTAAGTGGGCCATATTGCACCCCCAGGCTTTGCAcaccccctgctgctgcagcagcaacctTCTGAACTAACTAAGAAGAAGAGATTAATTCTTTTTAGCAGCAAAGACTTAAAAATGTTGGGAGGTATGAGTGTGAGGGTGGGCTCAGCATCGGTGCGCTCGGCCTGCGCTTAAGGAGTTCCACTGAGCCTCTGTTGGGGGGGTCGGAGCGGCGCTTTGCCTCCCCCTGGGGCAAAAGAAGCAGAGACACAGATGTCAGAACAAACATTCCCCTGAGAAAAGAGCAAATTCTGCGTGTTTCTCGTCTTTTCACCATGAAACGCGTGCGTGCAAGCCCGGAGTTTTAATTGGCCCCGTTCTCCAACATCGTTATACACGTTTTTGGCCCGAATCCCTGAACATCTGCTGAGGGAATCGTGACCCCGGCGTGTGCAGATGGGCTGAGACTGCATTTTTCCAGTTTCAGTTTCATGTGATAAATCAGAAAGTGTCTCTTCAACCCACATATTTGACTCGGTCCTCGTGTCATCATAGTCCAGCTTTACTGGGACCTTGAAGCGATCTTGTTCTGCTGCTCATGGAATCCGCAAATAAAAGTTGTCATGCAGCCACTTGTTGCATTctgtctacccccccccccccccccacacacacacacacacacacacaccacacacacacacacacacacgaatcaAAGAGCTGCAGTGACGTCGTCCTGCCGAACTTTGAGCGCGTGCACCGTGTGACAAGCGCGGCAGTCAAGCGTCGATATTAAAGGAACTCCGCGTCTCTTCACGCATTCAGTCAAGTGGCCGCTTGCGTGATAGCAGCGTGCGTGGATGCGAATGAAGAGGAGCGCCTGGCTGCACGTGGAGGTGGGACTGCCCTACTTCCTCTGCTCgacctccatccttcctcctggAGCTCCATCACTTCGCCCGTCGCGCGTCAGGCAACAATGAGCTCCGCTCTGCCCAAAAGCGACTCCACCACGTCGCTGCTCAGATCATCGGGGCTCAAAAGCAGGTCCGAGCCCTCGAGCGGCGCCCCGCGCGACCACCGGAGCCACCGCGCACACCATCACCCCTCCagagccggaggcagggacgaTCCGCGCCGGACGGAGGAGTGTGAGACCAGTGCGCGGAGACCCCTGTGCCAGCCGAGACACGCCGGCTCCCGAGGTGAACCCCGCGTGCAGAGGAGTCACTCCCACGAGCAGGAGAGCCTCGCGGATGACGGTTATGCTCCGGAGGAGGCGAGACACAGAACAAGCCGGCACCAAAAGGAGCGGAGCAGGTCCATGAAGTCCAAACATGCCCCCCATCATCACCAGGACTCATCCCGAGCTGAGCCGCCTCCTGCGGCGCATCAGCACGGCGGCGCCCGGCAGGACAGGAGAGCCTCTCCAACCCCATCACACTCGAAACAGACGGACGACGCGGCTTTCTTCTTCGAAACCGGAAAGAGAGTCATCACCGGGTCTttctccagtttgtccagctCAGACCCAACTGGGACCAGCGGGCCGGTCCGGACCGCAGCGGCCGGCCGAGCATCCAAAAGACTGAGCGTGACCTCATCCGAGTACGACTCCAGTCTGCATCCCATAGTGAAATCAGTCTTTGGGCAGGTGAGAGAAGTTTTAAAAAGTTTGCAATTCTTTTCCACCCCCCCAAACTAACATTTGAGCTCCTTTAACGCAACAACCAAACTTTAAAATTGTGTAAGGTGAAAAGGGCACGGCGGGGGCTCGGGGTTGAGATGCAGGTGAACCTATTAAAACCACCCAGAGCAGATTAAAAATGGATGCAGCCATTCAGCCCAAATCTGGTATCTGTCGGTTCCTGGACGGGTGGCTGCTCGCAGCCTGTCATGCATCCCGCGTTGGCTCTCATGGTGACGGTCACctgagcctgggggggggggcggccgCGGGGAAGGGATCAGCTTTCCAGGCAGGGAGGACGGGGTGCACATCTGTGCATCACCTCAGCCAGTCTccatttttccatctttctttctctccttgaTAAAAAGCTCTAAAGGAGACAATTACTTCCCCAGAGTGCTCTGAAAATAACCTGCAAATCTAGGACGGAGCTTGGGTCCGTTTTAGGGGTTTCCATCGAGATAAAGTCTACTTATGCTGTAAAacctgccgctgctgcagcatggggggggggggttaatcacATTTAAACTCTCCGTCAAAGAGTTTGAAGATTACTGAGTGTTTAAAGACGTTTATTTGCACCTGCTCAGCATCTCAGCCTGGTTGTGATGACCAGAGCGTCTTCCCAGGATGCCCTTAATGCCGCAAGGGCAAGACGAGAAATTCACGCTCCACAGAAATTCCTTCATCTCGCAGTTTCTTATATAACATCGAGATCTGCATACAATTCCAACAGGACTCGTTGGCTGCCAGTGGAAGAGGCTAAAAATAACCCAGCCCATCAAGACCTGATTATGAGAGACTGGAGGAGGGCAGAATGGTCGGTCCTGGTGAAAAAGAAAGAGTCTTTTGGCAGATGTGTTATCTAACAGAGACAAAAATGTCAAGTGAATAAAAGAGCCGGTTTGGTGCTGACGTGTTTCATCCTGCCAGTCTGACAAGATGATTTCCAAaaaggctaaaaaaaacccccaaaaactACAGACCAAAATATGTTCCAGGCTGCGTCACTCGGGTCTAAGAATATAATATTTGCACAGATTTATTGAGCGATTTGTCAAAtttggaagcaaaaaaaaaaagcttttttcttttcttttttttagaatttaCTAAATTGAGATGAAAGGAGGTGAGTGttaaccagcagagggagcacaTGGTGTGTGCACAAACAAgtctgaagagtgtgtgtgtgtgtgtgtgagagagtttATCACAGACAGGAAAGGAatccactctgtgtgtgtgtgtgtgtcacatcaCTGAGACAGGAGAGGCAAAGAAATGGTGGAAGAAAGCGAAGGGAGCCGATCGGAGGGCGAgagatgaaacaggaagtgtctgaTCTTACATAAGCCCGGCGATGGGCTCATGGCAGCTCTGAAGCCAGGAACGTGTCCTAAAACACACATTAGCCCACCGCGCCGCCGCCCACCTCCTTTTCCCGTTACTCTCCTCACGTCGACGCTTCTAACCTGCCGTCgttccctccatccctgctcgGGGTCATTCTGACCTTCAAAACACCAACCAGAGAAATAAGGAGGACCAAAAGCAGGAGAAGAGTCCGAGGGCGCGCTGCAGCATATGCCTCCAGCGGGTTATTTATAGAGGCAGGGGGTTATTTTTGTATCTGTGCTGGTGGGGAAGGAAGGTAGGAAATTCACTGTATGGTTAAATCCCTTTATTGAGATGGGGATTAGGCGGTGAAATGTAAGAGCCCATACGCTTAATATTCATGGAGacctgaggctgcaggaggggggggggggtgatgaggaATCTTAAACAAAAGATGGAACGCGTCACCATTAAGCTCCAAGAGCTTGTATGAGTCAGGAATTATACTACAGATACCAGAATAAGCTCCACGAACTTCCCTGGCTAATCTGGTGGAACTGTATTAATGACGTCTCGGCTGACGCAAGTGCGCCTTGTATTTCTGTTTCAGCACCGACGGTGACGACAAAAAATAATTCActaacctcccccccccaggataTTCAAGAAATGatcattaaaatgcaaaaacctaccccccccccctcgaaaCTTCTGGACTTTTCCCCCACGTTCGTGCAGATTCGGTCGTCGTTTTGGGCGATTTCGTCCTCCCGGGCGATGCCTCGTCCTGGCTATTGTGTAAACGTGTGAGCGGGAAATGGATCCCATGCCTGCGCGCTCTTCCACGGCCTGACATTATGAGAGCTGACGGTTCTTGCGTCTGACGTCTGATGCGTTCTGAAGCTCACAATGAGCCTCTGGTGAGAGGGCGGCTGAATCATCCGTGGCGCCGCAGAGACGCTGAACGGGAGCGCCACGAGAGGCGGCGGTGGCGTGAACGCGGCCATTAGAGCGGCCGGGGATGTGCAAGGTCAAGTGGCAGGGACGCAACGGTGGTTATTAGTGTGAAGTTGGCGCGGGATTGGGCGCCGCCGTTGCGCTCGTTCCGTCGACCTTCTTCTTCAAGAGAAGGtcaaaatacagcaaatgtCAACGCAAAAACAACGACGTTCTAGCGGAGAAAACGTCTCAAGTGTTTGGGAGGTTTCACAGCGTTAACGGCTCCACACGACCACAAAACACACGGAAATGTGGTCACAATGGGAGCAGTGGGATCTTGatctctgaccttcaggctcTCCATGGCTgtggatgaaaggaggaaaggatggatggatggatggatggatggatggatggatggatggatggatggatggatggatggatggatggatggatgcagggctggatggatggaaggatggaaggatgggtggatggatggatggaaggatggatggatggatggatggatggatggatggatgcagggctggatggatggatggatggatggatggatggatggatggatggatggatgcaggatggatggatggatggatggatggatggatggatggatggatggatgcagggctggatggatggatggatggatggatgcaggctggatggatggatggatggatggatggatgcagggctggatggatggatggatgggtggatgaaaggaggaaaggatggatggatggatggatggatggatggatgcagggctggatggatggatggatggatggatgcagggatggatggatggatggatggatggatggatggatgcagggctggatggatggatggatggatggatacagggatggatggatggatggatgcagggctggatgatggatggatggatggatggatggatggatgcagggctggatggatggatggatgcagggctggatggatggatggatgaaggatggatggatgcaggatggatggatggatggaaggaggatggatggatggatggatggatggatggatggaaggaaggatggatggatggatggatggatggatggatggatggatggatggaaggatggatggatggatggatggatggatggaagatggatggaaggatggatggatggatggatggatggatgctgcaAAACTGGGTAGCAATGTAATAAAGCAAGCAATGTATTTTTAGCAACAGccctgcatctgtgtgtgttcaatcaagtgtgtgtgtgtgtgtgtgtgtgtgcgtgtgtgtgtgcgcgtgcgcgtgctgCACTAGTGTCTGCGGCGTCTTCCTCAGGGGAAGGTAAAATGTTTGTCCGATGGAGCTTCTGCTGTCACATTGGCATGGAAGGTTTAAACCCGCggtggagaaaagagagggagggagagagagagagagagagagttggggGATAGagtgaggcaaaaaaaaagagcgaggaggaagagagggagcgagagggaggaggagagagggcgCAATGAACGAGCGATCTTGCTTCCTCTACTCCCGGCGCTCGCATCTCGCTGCCATCACACGCATGCTTCACCTCCCTCACTGGCTCTGCGCTCCTCCGATCCCTCCTTTGTTCTTGTCTACTTATCCTCTTTTTGTCTCGCCGTCCCTCCCCTCGTACCTCTCGCCGTCCCCTTCCCctcgctcctgctccctgtACGATATTGCTGCTcatctctctgcccccccccccaatgtctCCTTCTGTTAGCCTATGACCCAGTGaacctccctctccctttctaatcactcctgttcctcttcctcttcctcttcctgttcctgcctggaaacacatgcacacacacatgcatacacgtAGGAACGGCCACGTTGATGC harbors:
- the LOC130516934 gene encoding uncharacterized protein LOC130516934 isoform X1, which produces MSSALPKSDSTTSLLRSSGLKSRSEPSSGAPRDHRSHRAHHHPSRAGGRDDPRRTEECETSARRPLCQPRHAGSRGEPRVQRSHSHEQESLADDGYAPEEARHRTSRHQKERSRSMKSKHAPHHHQDSSRAEPPPAAHQHGGARQDRRASPTPSHSKQTDDAAFFFETGKRVITGSFSSLSSSDPTGTSGPVRTAAAGRASKRLSVTSSEYDSSLHPIVKSVFGQDQKKNYKAVQSCEEGGSGGAYLEPLVALAQNGANMHNVLGPACIFLRKGFAESRQADRELRPEEMDELREAFREFDKDKDGFIGCKDLGNCMRTMGYMPTEMELIELSQQINMNLGGHVDFEDFVELMGPKLLAETADMIGVKELRDAFREFDTNGDGMISTAELREAMKKLLGQQVGHRDLEDILRDIDLNGDGQVDFEEFVRMMSR
- the LOC130516934 gene encoding calcium-binding protein 1-like isoform X2; amino-acid sequence: MSSALPKSDSTTSLLRSSGLKSRSEPSSGAPRDHRSHRAHHHPSRAGGRDDPRRTEECETSARRPLCQPRHAGSRGEPRVQRSHSHEQESLADDGYAPEEARHRTSRHQKERSRSMKSKHAPHHHQDSSRAEPPPAAHQHGGARQDRRASPTPSHSKQTDDAAFFFETGKRVITGSFSSLSSSDPTGTSGPVRTAAAGRASKRLSVTSSEYDSSLHPIVKSVFGQDRELRPEEMDELREAFREFDKDKDGFIGCKDLGNCMRTMGYMPTEMELIELSQQINMNLGGHVDFEDFVELMGPKLLAETADMIGVKELRDAFREFDTNGDGMISTAELREAMKKLLGQQVGHRDLEDILRDIDLNGDGQVDFEEFVRMMSR